GCGGTGGAGATGTTGACGCCTTCCTTCAGGTACAGCGGCAAGCCGGTCCCGGAGTGGCAGCGCGCGCACGCGCCCGGAACCACGCCTGTGTCATCCCAATGGCGGAACGCCTCCTCCGAGCCGGCGAAGTGCCCGGCGTCAATCCGGTGCGCCTTGGAGAGATCCACCGGCGTCGCCAGTTTCGCGTTGAGATCCTCAATGGAGTCGTAGAGCAACTGGATGATGTACTTGCCGCCGTGGGCGAAGGTGCCCGGATCCTTGACGGAAGTCTGGTAGTTGTAGGCCGCCTTCGCGAGTCGGGCCGTCCAGGACTTGTACGCATTGGTCGCCTGGGCTTCGTCCGTATCCACCACGCCGTTGCCGTTGGTGTCGGCGAAGAAGTAGGGATATGCAGCCGCGTTGTAGGCGATGGGCGCACCGGCCACGTCCTTGGCATAGGCCTGGATCGCCTGGAGCAGCATCCCCTGCAGGCCCTCAATCTCGCCGGCGATGCCCTCCTTGGTGTCGCCATCACCGTCGTAGTCCACGGCGGAACCGGCCATGCGCACGTTCTTGAGGTCCTCTACGGTCTTGACGCCGGTATGGCAGGTGGTACACTCTTCCACGCGGACTTCCAGCGTGTGCGGGTTGTGGCAGTCCACGCAGGTGTCGTACCCTTCCACGTGGTCAAACTTGGCGTCGTAGGCCTTGCCGTCGTACTCGTAGCCGCCCATGGTCACGGTACCGAACTGCGTGGCGGCGGCGGCGAAGTAGTGGATGTTGGTGAATCCCAGGTCGGGGCTGGGCGTGTCGGGATCGGTCAGTTTGGCCTTTTCAATGGCCGCGTCCACCGAACCCTTGAAGGCGCGCCCCTGGTGGCACTGCATGCAGCGCGCCTCGGGACCGAGGTCGGTAACTTCCACGCCCGACGGGAATACGACGCTGGTCATCTTGACTGTGGCCGCGTTGTGGCAGACGGTGCAGGAGACCACCGTGCCGATCTTGGCGTTGGCATCCACCTTGCCAGCGGCCGACCCGTCAAGCCCCAGAAAGTCCAGGTAGCCGCCCTCGCTGTGGCACTTGGCGCAGGCAGCCGGCACCTCCGGCGGGCTGGCGTTATCCCAGTGGACGAACGCTTCGGACTTGGCATCGGCATGGCCCGAGGCGGCCCACTCGTCCACGAAGGGACAGGCCAGCGTAGGTTCCGGCACCGGCGTCGGCGGGACAGGTGTGGGCGAGGGCGGCGGTTGTGTGGGCGCGGTTGTCGGCGTAGGAGTCGGCTGCGAGCCGCACGCTCCGAAAGCCAGCACTGCCGCGCCTAACGCAAGGACAACCAATGTCCCGATGATGCGTTTCCGCGTGTGCATAACTAGACTCCTTCCTCATGTGGTTTCGGATGTGTGGAGCATGTCTTGGTGAGACTGATGGCTATGCGAATGACCCTGGCAATCACCCCCTTTCGCAAGATTCCGCCCGACAAGTGGCCTCGGTGATGCTGTCAGGGCGACCACCGCAGATAAGCGATCCGCATGGATCAGCCGTGAGTAGAGGAAATCCTTGTATTGCACATAATTATACCCGATTTGCGCGATGCTGTCAAGATAATTGCCAACGGACAATGATAAGTAGCCTTTATCCTTTCATCGGGTGAACTCATAGCACACGCCGACCATTCGTGGGCTAAGGACACAGAGGGCCACGCCCCGACCTTGTCCCAGAGCGTTATGGATATGCATGAGGATATAACTACATATCAAAACATGTTATTCACCTTTATTGACAAACTGACCAAAAGTGTGCTATAATACATCGGCATGAGGCACCGGGCGGGCATTGCCCCGTCCGAATGTTTCTCTCCACTGGGGACGGCACCCCTTGCGGCCTGCGGGCGTACAGCCGGCGTTTCGGGCACGGCACGCCGCACGAGCGGGCAGCGAGAAGCCCAAGGGGCCTTTTCCCACAGCGCGCGGTGGATGTTCCATCATCGCCGCCCGCAGCCGTGGGTACGTCCAGAATTGGGAGTGAGGCACTTGTCAAACGCAGTGGATGGGCAGGGTGGCACCATGGATCTGTTGCGCGCCGCCGGTCCCGAAGGGGCAACGATAGCCCAATCGCGGACGCAAAAAGAGAAGGTCGCCGTGAGCGAGCGGGAAGCCAAATACCGGCAACGGTTGCAGAAAGAAATAGATGAGGTTGAGCGGGGCCTGGCCGAGGTGGAAGAGCGCCTGGCCGAGAAGGGCGATTACAGCCTCGGAGAGGGCGACCCTGCCATCTACCTGTGGGAGATGAACCTGGCGCGCAGGCAGCGCCTCCAGACACGGCTGGACGAACTGCGCGCGGCCATGGCCCGGTTGGACCGGGGCACGTACGAACAGTGCTCGGTGTGCGGCGGTCGCATAGAAGAAGACCGCCTGGAATTGTTGCCCACGACACGCACGTGCAGCCAGTGCGCGCGCAAGGGCAGGTAGGCTTGACAAGACGCCCGCCGTTTCGCGACGGGTGATATTTGCAGATTCCCGCATTTCGCGCTATAATAAGCATTTGCTGGCCAATGGAGGCCGCAATCCTATGCCAGTACGCGGTGGGAAGCAAAGGTGCGCGGGCGCGCGCCTTTTTGCTGTAGTCGCCGCGTCGCCGCTCTCATGCGCATTACGACCGGGCTTTCACGCCCGCGCAACATACGAGGTGATCCGTTGCCTAACCTTGAGGAACTGTTGGAAAAAGGAAAACGCCAAGGGTACGTTACCTACGACGATATCCTGGCGACCCTTCCGAAGGTGGAAGAGTCCCTGGCTGAAGTAGAGGACATCATGTTTGAACTTCAGCAGCAGGGTATTGAAATCCTGGACGCGGAAGGCGCAGCCGACGAGGTGCTGGAGACCCAACTGGCCGAATTGGAGGAGACCCATTTGGAGGACCTCCTCGCCGAGGACCAGTCGGACTTTGACCTGACGGCCGTGGACAGCGACGACCCGATGACCCTGTACCTGCGGGAAATCGGCCGCTACTCGCTGCTCACCGCGGAGGACGAGGTCGCCCTCGCCAAGCAGCGCGAACGCGGCGAGCAGGCCGCGCGCCTGCTGGAACAGGGCGTCAGCGACCCCGACTTGGCCGACCAATTGCGCCAGGAGGTGGAGCGCGGCAAACAGGCCCGCGATCGCCTCATCCAGGGCAACTTCCGCCTGGTCATCAGCATCGCCAAGCAGTACCAGGGGTACGGCGTGCCGTTCCTGGACCTGATCCAGGAGGGCAATCTGGGCCTGATGCGCGCCATTGACAAGTTTGACTATCGCCGCGGCTACAAACTCTCCACCTACGCCACGTGGTGGATTCGCCAGGCGGTGGGCCGCGCCGTCGCCGACTACGGCCGCAACATCCGCCTGCCCGTCCACATGAACGAGCGACTCCGCCGCCTGTACCGCCTGTCGCAGCGCATGGAGCAGGAACTGGGGCGCAAGCCCTCCACCGAGGAACTGGCCGAGGAGATGGGCATCGCGCCGTCCAAGATTCAGGCCATGCTAGGCCTGTCGCAGGACACCCTGTCGCTGGAAATGCCCGTCGGCGAGGAGCAGGAGAGCGAACTGGGCCAGTTCATTGAGGACGAGATCAGCCCCGCCCCCGACGATCGCGCTTCCCACGAACTCTTGCATGAGGACGTGGAAGAGGCGCTGGAAACCCTTACCCCGCGCGAGAGCCGCATCCTTCGGCTCCGCTTCGGCCTGTACGACGGGCACAGTTACACGCTGGAAGAGGTGGGGCGCAAGTTCGGCCTCACCCGCGAGCGCGTCCGCCAGATTGAGAAGCACGCCCTGCGGCGGCTCCGCCACGCCAGCCGCAGCCGCAAACTCCGCGGCTACCTGTAGGCGCGCCGCCCTGCATCGCGGGCAACACCCTGCCATCTCCGCCGACGGGAAGGGCGACGTCCGATGGCGCTTTTCACCTTGCAGACAGCAAAAGACGCGAAGGGCATCGCGCGGTTTTCGCGCCCTTCGCGTCTTGCGTGTTCCAAACGCCCCCTCGCGCCTCGCAGGTGCGCCGACCCCGACTTCGGCGCTACTCCGTGAACACCGCCGTGCAGTCCTGCGTTACCTTCACCCAGTAACCCTTGCCAGGCGTCATCTCGGTCAGGTCCGACGCCCAGGCCGGCGCGCCAGGCACGTACTTCTGCCAGGGGTCTGGCCGTGTCGGATCGTAGGCGTACACGGCCGTGTACTTGCCCGCGATGGACGCCAGCGCCTCGCCGATCGGCTTGGCTGCCGTCAGCGGGTACGCGATGAGGTTCCACCCCTCGTACAGCGGGATGTTGGATATGCTCTGCTCCTCGCCGCTCACGATCCAGGAATCCGGGGCCGTAACCCGTACCCACAGCCCATCGCCCGGGTTCAAGTTGGTCAACGTGTTGGCTCCGGGCGGCGCGCTCACGTCGTACACCCGCCAGGAATCGGCCT
This region of Chloroflexota bacterium genomic DNA includes:
- a CDS encoding TraR/DksA C4-type zinc finger protein — protein: MSNAVDGQGGTMDLLRAAGPEGATIAQSRTQKEKVAVSEREAKYRQRLQKEIDEVERGLAEVEERLAEKGDYSLGEGDPAIYLWEMNLARRQRLQTRLDELRAAMARLDRGTYEQCSVCGGRIEEDRLELLPTTRTCSQCARKGR
- a CDS encoding sigma-70 family RNA polymerase sigma factor, which produces MRITTGLSRPRNIRGDPLPNLEELLEKGKRQGYVTYDDILATLPKVEESLAEVEDIMFELQQQGIEILDAEGAADEVLETQLAELEETHLEDLLAEDQSDFDLTAVDSDDPMTLYLREIGRYSLLTAEDEVALAKQRERGEQAARLLEQGVSDPDLADQLRQEVERGKQARDRLIQGNFRLVISIAKQYQGYGVPFLDLIQEGNLGLMRAIDKFDYRRGYKLSTYATWWIRQAVGRAVADYGRNIRLPVHMNERLRRLYRLSQRMEQELGRKPSTEELAEEMGIAPSKIQAMLGLSQDTLSLEMPVGEEQESELGQFIEDEISPAPDDRASHELLHEDVEEALETLTPRESRILRLRFGLYDGHSYTLEEVGRKFGLTRERVRQIEKHALRRLRHASRSRKLRGYL